The Anopheles gambiae chromosome 2, idAnoGambNW_F1_1, whole genome shotgun sequence genomic sequence TCCGACCTGACGCATCAGCAAACGGCCAGCATAAACCCAATTCCACCACCGATGGCTTTGAGTAACTACCTTGCATCACAACAGAAACCGTACGGAATGGCATCTACCTACGGAACGTCACTAGAGCGTCCATATTCTAGAGCGTATACTAGTAGTGCCCCAATTGAGAATGACTGTTTGATGGTGAATAGTGGTGCCGGAACGTCGCAAAGCACTACCGTCGGTGGTATACAGGCGAAAAAGTTCGCAATGTCCAACGAAGACTTTATCCGCTACATCGACAGTGAGGTACTGAAGGAACCAATACCGACGGTTAGCATCGTTGCACCTTCGCCCGTTGAATCGGATAAGGTAAAACAGTCTGGTGGAGCATATCTTGAAGATGCCACTATGAGTGAAGATGAACCGGTAAGGGAAGTGGCGAATAAGTTGGAAGAATTCAGCATTTTGGTAGATCCAGACATTAGGAAGGATGTAACGGAGGAGCATCCTAAAGAGGACATTAAGGTGGTGGCAGAGATGATTGAAAGTGGTAAGAAGcttgaagatttttttaaagacaaattaaaagtaatacCAGCTTTTTCTTGTACTGTTATTTCAGATCATCAAAATATGAAAACTCCTGAAACAATTCAACAAGAGAAAAGATCTATAGAATTACCTACATTGGTTGAATCTGTTAAGGACGACAATGAAACGAATGTAGATATTGATTTCAATGcgggaaacaaaacattagATGATATGCCAGATGATCGTACACATAACGATATTCAGGAGATACTTCAGGATTCTACAGCACCACCTGGTAATGACGCTGTAGTTAATGAAACTGCCAATGAAGACTATCATCAGACAATTCATCAGGAAGAGTACAATGAAACAAATTACGGAGTAGAGTTTGTACCAGCGAATACCAATGTGGATTATGATGAAACAACTCCTGCTACAGATCAGCATTTGTACACTACTGAGCAAACAGAACATGAACCATACGACAATCTACAGTACGGTGCTTCAATTGAGCCAATATTAAATCCTGAAGATACTCCTGAAATGGATTCTCAGCAGCTTCCACAACCGGTACAACAGTACGAGTCTAGGAATCAACACTGGAACACGGCGCGACAAGCATTACGATCGAAAGCACTTCCAGTGTCATCCTCCAAGCCTCCATCGCCTGAAACGGGTGTGACTGATCATGTAGCCCCTGATCTTCAGCAAGGAATGGCCACAACAGAATCAGCTGAAACATGGAGGATGGATCAAGCAGATGTTCAACCACCGTACGAAAATACTCAGCCAAACACTGTCACACAGATTGATGAACCAAATGCTACGTATTCGGAATACGGGGGAGAAGCGAGTGATGCTTACTACCAAACGGAACCTGCTGCAACTACTGCTGTCCAAGACGGTGGGGAACTTAATCCCTCTTCCACCGATCAAGCATACATTAACGGTGCCATGGGTCAACCAGTAGAGTACCAACAAGACGATGGACAACAATCAGCTGCCTATCAGTATGGGAACAGTCAGGATCCTGTTGCTTATCAGGAAGGTCAGTATGTCGAAGGAGAAACTGCGGGCGAGTCACAGTATCAGTATCAAGAAGGGGTTGATCAAACGGGCAACGTGTATGCGACGCAGGAGCAATATCAGGATCCGAATCAGCAGTATCAGTATGATCAAAACGCACAGTACTATAGCGATCAACAAGCTTACGATGCACAGTACTACAACCAAGATCCACAGCAACaggaacagcaacagcaacagcagcagcagtactatATGGATGAGTCAAACCAACAGCAGATGGATCAAAATCAAGCAGAACAGCTCAAACCGATGGACCAATTTGTTTCTCCAGAACAAAACGACCAACCATACTACCCATCTGATGGACAGTACGAACCTAACGCTAAAAATGCTGAACCAACTCTACCAAACCCACCTGAGGGGGGTGATGTGACGGTCCCCAGCTCCCTAGAACCACCATTGGCCAATGCACAAACGATTGAGACACCGGCCGTTATCGATGCCACGTTGCCGAAAGACAAACAGGAGAAGAAAGCTTCCGACGCTATAGTGCAACAGGCCACTCTCGAGCAAAAACCCTCCAGAAAGGAGGGAGCCGATCCGGAATCCGATGCGCCAACGCTGAGCACCGTCAACGATGAGAGTGATTTTGATTTCTCCTCCCAGTGATAAGCACGCGGATCGTGTTTGCTCAGAGTTTTAGCCGCTAATTGATGATAGAAACCTATCCTGATTGTTTTGTGCAGCAAAGCCCTTGGTCTATAGAAACATGTGGGCTTTCGTTCGGAGCTCGTGCGCTCAAGTACGTCGTTTCCTTTGCACCCATGATAAAACACTTCAATCTTTAATACGCACCCTTTGGAGCACGCGCTTTCGCGGTCCAACATTTAACGGACGGTCCGCTTTATTACGGCACGCTGTTGGGCGGGATGCGTATAGTCATGTTGTGGTTAGTGCTGTGTTCAGTGTACCTGGTGATCGTTCCGGTAGTAACGGCCAATGGCCGACTATCCAACAACACGCTGCCATTGCATTATGATCTGCACCTAGAGGCGACGGGTCTAGGGCTGCACGATTACACCTACCGGGGCAACGTGTCGATACGGATTGCCATCGTTAGTGATACGAACGAAGTGGTTCTACACAATGTCGGCAATAGGTTAAAGTCGATTTGCTTACGAAGATGTCGTGATGGGGAAGCAATATCGCACCAGTTGCTAGAGAGCGAACCGGCAAGTGAACTGTTGCGCATTCGTACCGATCGAATCTTGCGCCGAGCGGATGATCAGGTGATTACGCTAACGATCGTGTTCCACAACACGCTCGGTGAGGATAGGATGGGCTTCTACCGCACGCAGTACCGTGGGGCCAAGCGCATTCCCATGGCGGTAGCTACGACACACTTTCAGCCGAGCTATGCCCGCCTAGCATTTCCGTGTTTCGATGAGCCGGGCTTTAAAACCACCTTCCAGATAACGATCGTCGCGAACGGTAGCCATTTGGTAGCTTCCAATGCACCGATCGCAACGGTTACCTGGCTGCAGGACGGTCACAAGGCGGTACGGTTCGAGCGTACTCCTCCAATGCAAACGTACCTCGTAACGTTTCTGATCGCAAACTTTACGTCCGTCCACACGGTAAGTCCTTCTGGAGTGGAGATCGGTATACTGGCCCCGCCGAAGGATGAGAAATCGCTCCAATTCAGCCTGCAGGCGGCAACGACACTGCTCTCGAGCTTGGAAGAGTACACCGGACAAAGCTTGGGCCTGCAGAAGCTAGATCATGTCGCCATTCCACGGTTCGGCAATGCCATGGAAAACTGGGGCCTGGTCGCGTACGATGAACAGTTTCTGGTGCTTTCTGCGAAAGCTCACCGTCTGCAGCGCGCCCAAGCAGTGCTAACCATCGGACACGAAACGGCGCACCAGCTGTTTGGCAATCTGGTAGGCCCTGCGTGGTGGTCCTACCTATGGCTAAGCGAAGGTTTTGCAACCTACTTTGAGCTCCTGCTGGGAGCCGACGCATACCCGGAGCTACTACCGCTGGAGGAATCGTTCGCCGTGCGGCACATGCATCCAGCACTGATGGCGGATGCGTACGAACAGCATCCCCTTACGGTGGAACCACTTTCGGCCAATACGCCCGAAATCGAGACACTGTTTGATACGATCACGTACAGCAAGGCGGGCTGCATTCTGAGGATGATTAACTGTTCCATCGGGGAGGAAGCGTTTCAAGCGGGCGTCCAGAACTATCTCGAACAGCACCGGAATGGTATCGTAACGCCGGAAGATCTGTACGCGAGTTTCTTCGTGCAGCAGCGGAAGGACACACCGACGGTCGAGCAAATGTTCCGCAGCTGGGTAGACAAACCAGGTTATCCGGTGGTGACGGTTGAGCGTCTGAACGGTTCTTTCGTGCGGTTTCGGCAGCAGCGTTACCACAACCAGGAAGTGACCATCCAGGATATTACCTCGCGATGGTTCATACCGATCACGTACTACACCAACAGCAGCCTGGGGCAGTATGAGTATCAGCCTGCGTTTTGGATGAAAGAAACCGACCAGGAGCTGGTGCTCCAACTGAAAATGAACACGCAGGATGTTCTGGTGGTGAATCCGCGCCAGATCGGGTTCTACCGGGTGGAGTACGACGAGCGAGGTTGGAGCAGTATCGTGGACAACCTTACCACCCTACCGTCCATCATGCAGGCAAAGCTGATCGATGACGCGTTCGTGCTGGCACGGGCCGGTCTCGTCGGGTACGAGCTCTGTTTGGAGATGCTGCAGGAGCTCGCCACAAGCCCCGACCCGGTACCCTGGTTGATTGCGATGGCGGAAGAGAACATTGGCTACCTGCAGCGGGTCCTGCAGTCGGCAGAGTTTGATCGCTTTTTGACAGGATTTGTGGGCGAAATGTTTGATCTTGCCGGGAACGTGGGTCGCACGTTGCTCCAATCCCAAGCGCTGGACGTGGCCTACGATTGGTGGTCTCGCTTAGCAGCAAGCTTTATCGAGAGCAAACGTGAATCCAGCATTCGTCCACGTGCCTGCCTGCCAACACCCGTGCAGGAGGTAGTGCAGGCATTGGTTTCGCCCGACGATCATGTACGGGAGCGTCTTTTCGTCCGATTAAAGTGTCTGCCGAAACAGTCGAACGAACCGTCTGTGTTGCTGCTAGCATTGGAACGAATTCGAGCAGCGAATCTGCTTACCCCCGGCAAACTGTTTGCCGTGCTGGAGAGTTTGATTAAATCCGACCCGGGGCGGTTTCTGCCACCGAGCGtgcagtttctttccagcgtACCGCCGGAGGAGGCCGGCCCGGTAGCGGACCGCTTCCAGCGCTTGTTAAATCTTATCGTGCACGAGGTCACTGACCGTCGCCAGGCGGCGCAAGTTCGGAAGCTGATGGTGAAAAATTCGTCCATCCTGCCGGCGAACTTCCTGCCGCACGCCAGCACCGTGATGACGTCAACTATCAGCTGGCGCATGAAGCAGGTGCCGAAGTTAAGGGAGTTTGTGCACGATTCCCATATGGCCAGCATTTACGAGCGGGAAGGGCACCAATAGGGCCAGATTTTATGTAGGGTAAGTTGGAGGGGTTGGAGGGGAAGGTATGGGTGGGCAGGTGAATTAATGAAGTGTGTTTTGTGCTCCTAAAATGGGAATGCTGTGGATAGGGCGCGCTGTAGGACAGTGCGTACGTGAAATGGGGGAATAGTTTTGTAACACAAACGCGGAAATTATTTGTGTAAAGCTAAGCGAGTTTAGTaaatttagtttgttttttttttttatgaaataaaatggatttaaaaattgtaattaaatgAGTTGAACTAAGCtaaaaaaaattgcacattttgtttctttatccAAAAAATGTGATTCATTCTGCGAAAGATTTGTCTCATCCTGAGCAGTTATACAATTCCGGTgtccactgtgtgtgtggttttatttttgtccgGCGCCTTTCGCACCTCCAATTCCGATGGCTAATTTATGTGTACCGTTTCGATTAGCCCGGTGTGTCGCCGTGGGTCGACCACGGATCCTTATCCTTTCGCACCATTATCGCAAGCAGCaatacaaaacagaaaaaaaatcacaccacaTAGGTcacacaccaccatcaaggGCTGACCCCGCGTGGGCGGATGGTTTGGTGCCACGTGCAtcaaaaaaaggggaagcaacagcaaaccgCCACCCAACCCCTCTTCTTAACGATCTGCGCACGGCGAATGATGATCATTACATTAGTCAATAGCAATGGTCTCACCTATGTATGGAAGTGTTTTCGTCGTCATCGGATGTTATTTTTCAGGAAGTGAGATGATGCATCGACCAGGATCACGGGGGGCGGACTGGC encodes the following:
- the LOC11175571 gene encoding putative mediator of RNA polymerase II transcription subunit 26, which encodes MYSSTVSDGNGALFHCSELTPRTPYRREFDEMEARIRKCERQRAELERQFEELMRERTECEKATVRAMKQRQRRQQEAERQRAERNESILRMLNKIDQQAASLAAKTDRLKMLKTQYEMYLMRTWSTSSGPALPAAYGVPMITAPPAMLTPLPQSPAKSSTKSEFVQYLSDLTHQQTASINPIPPPMALSNYLASQQKPYGMASTYGTSLERPYSRAYTSSAPIENDCLMVNSGAGTSQSTTVGGIQAKKFAMSNEDFIRYIDSEVLKEPIPTVSIVAPSPVESDKVKQSGGAYLEDATMSEDEPVREVANKLEEFSILVDPDIRKDVTEEHPKEDIKVVAEMIESDHQNMKTPETIQQEKRSIELPTLVESVKDDNETNVDIDFNAGNKTLDDMPDDRTHNDIQEILQDSTAPPGNDAVVNETANEDYHQTIHQEEYNETNYGVEFVPANTNVDYDETTPATDQHLYTTEQTEHEPYDNLQYGASIEPILNPEDTPEMDSQQLPQPVQQYESRNQHWNTARQALRSKALPVSSSKPPSPETGVTDHVAPDLQQGMATTESAETWRMDQADVQPPYENTQPNTVTQIDEPNATYSEYGGEASDAYYQTEPAATTAVQDGGELNPSSTDQAYINGAMGQPVEYQQDDGQQSAAYQYGNSQDPVAYQEGQYVEGETAGESQYQYQEGVDQTGNVYATQEQYQDPNQQYQYDQNAQYYSDQQAYDAQYYNQDPQQQEQQQQQQQQYYMDESNQQQMDQNQAEQLKPMDQFVSPEQNDQPYYPSDGQYEPNAKNAEPTLPNPPEGGDVTVPSSLEPPLANAQTIETPAVIDATLPKDKQEKKASDAIVQQATLEQKPSRKEGADPESDAPTLSTVNDESDFDFSSQ
- the LOC1278754 gene encoding aminopeptidase N-like, producing the protein MRIVMLWLVLCSVYLVIVPVVTANGRLSNNTLPLHYDLHLEATGLGLHDYTYRGNVSIRIAIVSDTNEVVLHNVGNRLKSICLRRCRDGEAISHQLLESEPASELLRIRTDRILRRADDQVITLTIVFHNTLGEDRMGFYRTQYRGAKRIPMAVATTHFQPSYARLAFPCFDEPGFKTTFQITIVANGSHLVASNAPIATVTWLQDGHKAVRFERTPPMQTYLVTFLIANFTSVHTVSPSGVEIGILAPPKDEKSLQFSLQAATTLLSSLEEYTGQSLGLQKLDHVAIPRFGNAMENWGLVAYDEQFLVLSAKAHRLQRAQAVLTIGHETAHQLFGNLVGPAWWSYLWLSEGFATYFELLLGADAYPELLPLEESFAVRHMHPALMADAYEQHPLTVEPLSANTPEIETLFDTITYSKAGCILRMINCSIGEEAFQAGVQNYLEQHRNGIVTPEDLYASFFVQQRKDTPTVEQMFRSWVDKPGYPVVTVERLNGSFVRFRQQRYHNQEVTIQDITSRWFIPITYYTNSSLGQYEYQPAFWMKETDQELVLQLKMNTQDVLVVNPRQIGFYRVEYDERGWSSIVDNLTTLPSIMQAKLIDDAFVLARAGLVGYELCLEMLQELATSPDPVPWLIAMAEENIGYLQRVLQSAEFDRFLTGFVGEMFDLAGNVGRTLLQSQALDVAYDWWSRLAASFIESKRESSIRPRACLPTPVQEVVQALVSPDDHVRERLFVRLKCLPKQSNEPSVLLLALERIRAANLLTPGKLFAVLESLIKSDPGRFLPPSVQFLSSVPPEEAGPVADRFQRLLNLIVHEVTDRRQAAQVRKLMVKNSSILPANFLPHASTVMTSTISWRMKQVPKLREFVHDSHMASIYEREGHQ